The nucleotide window CGACGAACGGGCGAAGATCGCCCTGGGCGTGCAGACCTATCGCAACCGCAAGTACATCGCGGCCTACATGGGCGTGCTCGGCCGGGTGGACGCCATCGTGTTCACTGCGGGCATCGGCGAGAACGACGACATCGTGCGCAGCCGGTCCCTGGAAGGGCTGTCCCTGTTCGGCGTGAAGGTCGACGAGAAGGTCAACGCCCAGCGCGCCAAGAAGCCGCTGAAGATTTCCACCGATGACAGCGCCGTGGCGGTCTGGGTCATTCCGACCAACGAAGAGCTCGCCATCGCCCGGGAAACAAAGAACATTCTACAATAACCACCGTTGCGGTCCATTCTATAAAATCAGGAGGTAGGCACCATGTCTTCCAAAGAAACACTGTGCCAAAAATTCAAGGAAAAGGCGGAGCTCGTCTCGGCCTTCGTAACCGAGATCGACAGCGAGGACGCGGCGCTCAAGTACGTCATCGAACTCTGCGACAAGAAAGAGGCGTGCCAGCTTCTGGCAAGCGGCTGCGAGGCCGACCTGTCGGATGACGCCGGAGCGCTGTGCGACGCCAAGCAGACCAAGGTCATCGCCGCCCCGGGCCTGAACAAGGAAATATACAAAAAGCTGGCGGCCAAAGCCAAGAAGTCCGGTTTCGACTGCATCGATTCCGGCATGCGCGACCATCTGGCCGGCATCGACATCGGGTTCACCTACGCCGAATACGGCATCGCCGACACCGGCACCCTGATGCTCGACTGTCCCGGCGAGGAGATGCGCCTGGCCACCATGATCAGCGAATACCACGTCTGCGTGCTGCCCAAGTCCAAGATCCGGGCCAACACCTACGCCGTGGAAAAAATGATGCTCACCCGCATGAAGAAGACGCCCGACTACCTGGCCTTCATCACCGGGGCCAGCCGGACCGCCGACATCGAGCGCGTCCTGGCGCTGGGCGTCCATGGCCCCCTGGAGCTTCACATCCTGCTGCTGGAGGACAACTAGAATGCAGAAAGCCAACGATCTGAAAGAATATCGCGAGGAACTGCGCGAGTCCCTGGACAACGACTTCCTCCGCACCACGCTGGACAACTTCGCCGTTGCCTACAGGGCAGGGCGCGCCAACGCCTTCAAGGGCATGGACGTGCGCGGCCTGATCGACGACATCGCCGCCTCCAAGGATGAGGCGGGCCGCAACTCCGAGGCCCTGTTCCAGGAGTTCAAGGAGAACGCCGAAGCAGCGGGCGTCCACGTCCACTTTGCCAAGGACGGCGACGAGGCCAACGCCATCATCACCCGAATCGCCAAGGACGCGGGCTGCAGGAAGATCGTCAAGTCCAAATCCATGACCGCCGAGGAAACCCTGCTCAACCACGACCTGGAGGACGCAGGGTTGGAGGTGACCGAGACCGACCTGGGCGAGTGGATCATCCAGCTTCGCCACGAGGGCCCGTCCCACATGGTCATGCCCGCCATCCACCTGTCCCGCTTCCAGGTGGGCGACCTGTTCACCAAGGTGACCGGCTCCAAGCAGGACGCCGAGATCGAAAAGCTGGTCAAGGTGGCCCGCCGCGAACTCCGGCAGAAATACGTTGAGGCGGACATGGGCATCTCCGGCGCCAACTTCGCCGTGGCCGAGACTGGCGGTATCGGCCTGGTCACCAACGAGGGCAACGCCCGGCTGGTGACCACCCTGCCCCGCGTGCACGTCGCCCTGATGGGCATCGACAAGCTCGTGCCCAAGCTGCACGACGCCCTGCGCATCCTGAAAGCCCTGCCGCGCAACGCAACCGGACAGCAGATCACCTCCTACGTGACCTGGATCACCGGCGCCAACGAGTGCCTGGCGGCAGAAGACGGCAAAAAGGAAATCCATTTCGTGGTCCTGGACAACGGCCGTTCCGAACTGCTCAAGGACCCGCTCTTCTCCCAGGTCAACCGGTGCGTGCGCTGCGGTGCCTGCGCCAACGTCTGCCCGGTCTACCGGCTGGTGGGCGGCCACAAGATGGGCCACATCTACATCGGGGCCATCGGCCTGATCCTGACCTACTTCTTCCACGGCAAGGACAAGGCCAAGAACCTGGTCCAGAACTGCATCAACTGCGAAGCGTGCAAGGACGTCTGCGCGGGCGGCATCGACCTGCCCAGGCTGATCAAGGAAATCCACGCCCGCATCCAGGACGAGGACGGCCACCCGCTGCCCTCCTTCCTGCTCGCCAAGGTGCTCAAGAACCGCAAGCTCTTCCACACCCTGCTGCGGGCCGCCAAATGGGGCCAGAAGCCCATGGCCGAGAAAGACGGATTCATCCGCCATCTGCCCATGATCTTCTCCAAGGAGCACAGCTTCCGCGCCCTGCCCACCATCGCCGAGACCCCGTTCCGCGACTGGTGGAAGGAGAACCGCCCCGAGGTCAAGAAGCCCAAGTACCGCGTGGCCCTGTTCTCGGGCTGCGTGCAGGACTTCGTCTACCCCGAGCAGATGCAGGCGGCCGTTGACGTGTTCGCCGCCAACGGCGTGGCCATGGAATTCCCCATGGACCAGTCCTGCTGCGGCCTGCCCGTGCAGATGATGGGCGAGACCAAGGCCTCCCGCGACGTGGCCGCGCAGAACCTGCGCGCCTTCGAGCCCAACGCCTACGACTACATCATCACCCTGTGCGCCTCCTGTGCCGCGCACCTCAAGCACAACTACCCCAAGCTGGTCATGGACAAGCCCGCGCTCAAGCTCAAGGCCGACGCCTTTGCGGCCAAGGTCATGGACTACTCCACCTTCGTCAACGACGTGCTCAAGGTGGAGAAGGACGCGTTCCGCGAGACCGGCGAAAAAGCCACCTACCACGCGCCCTGCCACCTGTGCCGGGGATTGGACGTGCACGATGCTCCCCGCCGACTCATCGAGAAGGGCGGCATGGCCTACGTGGAGTGCGCCGAGGAAGAGGTCTGCTGCGGATTCGGCGGCACCTTCTCCATGAAGTTCCCGGAACTCTCCGCCGAGCTGCTGAACAAGAAGCTGAACA belongs to Pseudodesulfovibrio portus and includes:
- a CDS encoding LutC/YkgG family protein; this encodes MSSKETLCQKFKEKAELVSAFVTEIDSEDAALKYVIELCDKKEACQLLASGCEADLSDDAGALCDAKQTKVIAAPGLNKEIYKKLAAKAKKSGFDCIDSGMRDHLAGIDIGFTYAEYGIADTGTLMLDCPGEEMRLATMISEYHVCVLPKSKIRANTYAVEKMMLTRMKKTPDYLAFITGASRTADIERVLALGVHGPLELHILLLEDN
- the ldhH gene encoding L-lactate dehydrogenase (quinone) large subunit LdhH produces the protein MQKANDLKEYREELRESLDNDFLRTTLDNFAVAYRAGRANAFKGMDVRGLIDDIAASKDEAGRNSEALFQEFKENAEAAGVHVHFAKDGDEANAIITRIAKDAGCRKIVKSKSMTAEETLLNHDLEDAGLEVTETDLGEWIIQLRHEGPSHMVMPAIHLSRFQVGDLFTKVTGSKQDAEIEKLVKVARRELRQKYVEADMGISGANFAVAETGGIGLVTNEGNARLVTTLPRVHVALMGIDKLVPKLHDALRILKALPRNATGQQITSYVTWITGANECLAAEDGKKEIHFVVLDNGRSELLKDPLFSQVNRCVRCGACANVCPVYRLVGGHKMGHIYIGAIGLILTYFFHGKDKAKNLVQNCINCEACKDVCAGGIDLPRLIKEIHARIQDEDGHPLPSFLLAKVLKNRKLFHTLLRAAKWGQKPMAEKDGFIRHLPMIFSKEHSFRALPTIAETPFRDWWKENRPEVKKPKYRVALFSGCVQDFVYPEQMQAAVDVFAANGVAMEFPMDQSCCGLPVQMMGETKASRDVAAQNLRAFEPNAYDYIITLCASCAAHLKHNYPKLVMDKPALKLKADAFAAKVMDYSTFVNDVLKVEKDAFRETGEKATYHAPCHLCRGLDVHDAPRRLIEKGGMAYVECAEEEVCCGFGGTFSMKFPELSAELLNKKLNNVEETGAQTLLTDCPGCIMQLRGGLKARGSKVKVKHVAEILSANRK